From Punica granatum isolate Tunisia-2019 chromosome 1, ASM765513v2, whole genome shotgun sequence:
attatttgatgCGATATGTATGCTGTTAGAAGCAATTCTTTGTTAGTTGTTTTTGAAAGTTTTAAAAAGTTATATTTGTTATATCATTTATTATCCATTTGCGCTATGCATTTTGCACTCTATTGAAGAGCAGCAGTATGATTTGAAGGTTCTTGTCAAGCAATCCATGACGATATctttgatattttgaatgctgCAGTGAGTACATCATTGACCTGATGGGTGCTCCTGGCACGCTTATACCTGCTGAGGTGCCCAGCATTTATGTTCCAAATCCGGAACTCGCTATAAGGAGCTCTGCCGAGATTTCATCTGTGGTGCTTGATGGAGGAAGTCAGACTCTGCTAGGGGAAACTGATCTTGGCATTTTCCCTCGAATTGTTGGCTCAAAGCCAAGTGGACTACCTGCTATTGGTCCGAAACGAGATGAAATGAGTTGTGCTGAGAAAAATCAGACTGAGAGGTTTGAACATGAGTTTGGGAAGCTTCTTCCTTCACTTCGTATATCACATGAAAGTGAATCAAGCATTTCTGGGAAAGCAACACCTGCACAAAAGATGAAGGTGAAAAATGTTTCGAAGTATGTCATCAGTGCAGCTAGAAATCCTGAATTTGCGCAGAAGCTTCATGCTGTTTTGCTGGAGAGTGGAGCCTCGCCTCCACCTGATTTATTTTCAGATACAGATGGATCAGATTTAAGTGAATGCAAGGTTCCTAAGAACTTTTTGGCCAGAAATTTTGGAGATTATCCAGCTCAAAGTAATCCAGATAAGTTCTCCATGAGCCATGAGCAGAACTTGTATTATAATGGCATCCAGTCAATACATGATGCAAGATATTGTCGCGATTCTGAAAGTTGTGCAATTGACTTTTTGGGAAAACTCGCCAAGTTGGACACAAATGCTTCGGGTCCTTGTTATACTCTCTCTTCTGAAGCTAATAGTGAGGGGTTTGTGCTTGTTAAGCGTGGATCCAAAGAACGGATTCAGACTGATGCTCTGAGCTCAGGTATATATAGAGTCCACTTTCAGCGGCTTCGATTAGGTGTATAGATAATATTACTGATCTGCCTTGGTTGTTGCAGTTGATCCGTACCAAAGGCAAGTAGGTAATGCCACAATGAGTGGCAATGACCACTGTCTTCAAGAAAGAGCGGATAATAGCACGCAAGTATCTTGCAGTGGCGAGAATGAGAAATTAAACCCAGTCCTTGGTGATGCTGCAGAATGGGATATAAAATGGGAGGATCTGCAGATAGGTGAACGTATTGGTATTGGTAAGAGTCATATCTGTACTGTTTGTATCAGTTATTTCAGTGGGATGAAGATTAATGTGATATTATAAACTAGGCCACTTCATGGCCTTTATTTCCATGTTAAATACTTTTTGAAAAAGTTCAGGGAATAAGTTGTTGGAAAAGaggtgaaaaataaaagggaaagGTGGCCCTCATTGGTCCTAGGGGAACTGCATGTCAAGTCAAGGAGAGTCCCCCATTGAAGTTCTTGTTTAGCTTTAATATATAGATGTCATACTGGAGTCTTTCGTATTTTATGTGAGAAGTACGTAAAAGAGACCAAATACTGGTCAATTAGTTGCTGAGAGACATTAATGTGGTGATATAGATTATGTGAACCAAGCATCTTGGAAGAGGCTTAAATgtctgatgatgatgatggaagAAGAGGTGGCCCTTCTGAACAACCTGTTGTAATGGGAAATACATTTTCACATGATGTTTCAGTATTCTGTTGTAACCAGTATCTCCAATAGTTCTTGCAAGGTTGAAATTTTTAACTCTCTTGCACCTtgtcttatttaattaaacaaCCTGTGACAACTGTTCTGACGGATTAAAGTGTAGTTACCTCCTCTCAAATTAGAGCTATGCAAGGAAAGCTCCTTAAATGCCAAAACCTTCTCTAAGAAAGAACGAACAAACTTATGTTTCTCTAGTTCAAATGCTTGTGTCTTGTTGGTTGCTTTTGTAAATCGTTTGTAAATCGACAGACAATACATGTATATCTTTTCCTCCAAgtatttgattaatttaatttggttGTAATAATTACGAGTCAGTCTTCTGGTATTTGACCGACGTTGCATTCTGTTCTTACCACATGTTCAGGTTCATATGGTGAGGTTTATCGAGCAGACTGGAATGGAACTGTAAGTTACCGGTTTCTTGTTCACTTGTTAATAGAGTTTTGATTCATTTAATCATCAACTGTTAGAGTTTCGTCTTCATATGTGGGCACTTTCTTAAGGCCGATTAAGGATGCACACGTCATGCCATATCTATGCTGGTACTAAAACAAttgaactatatatatgtaatataggTTTTTTGGGGCTTTTCTGCTCTTTCAGCTGCTTATTTTTTTAGCTATTGATTCTTTTTGTTTGAAGATGATGGTTAGTTGATGTTGGTTGGTAGATTGAAGTTCCTATTAGAGTTTCGGTGCTATTACAGAGTGAATGGCAAGAAATTAGTGTCTATGTCCTAACCTTCAATGTTACTTGCAATGATTTATGGCACAGGAAGTTGCTGTGAAGAAGTTCCTCGACCAAGATGTTTCAGGAGAGGCCCTGGTCCAGTTTAAATGTGAAGTGAGCAGCGCAAATCATATCTTAAAGCAATATTTGCTGTCCTCACAAGATACGATTTTACAAATATGTTGTCTGGTTTGAATTTGCAGGTTGAGATAATGTTAAGGTTAAGACACCCTAATGTTGTGCTCTTCATGGGAGCAGTCACACGTCCCCCTCATTTCTCCATATTGACAGAGTTTCTCCCGAGGTTTCTATATTTGCTTGTTGAATCATGTCCTCTGATGTATGTTTATGATGTTATAATATAATGTGTTTCAACAAGGTTGAGGTAATACTCTGTGTCATGTTTATGTAGGGGGAGTTTATACAGATTATTACACCGTCCCAATCCCCAGCTAGACAAAAAGAGGCGAATGAGGATGGCTTTTGATGTGGTATGagctgtctctgtctctgtctctgtctctctctctctgtggaTCAAACAGTAGATTTTCAATATGCATTGGTGTATAAAATCTTCATTTTCACAGGCTAAGGGGATGAACTACTTGCACACTAGCCATCCCACGATTGTGCATCGAGATCTGAAGTCTCCCAATCTTCTCGTGGATAAAAATTGGGTGGTTAAGGTTTGAAATTTtacaagaaaaacaacaaaccCATTATACCTGCCCTTTATGTTTAATGGATGTGTGATACTGTACTCTTGTTCTCCAGGTATGTGATTTTGGGCTATCGCGCATGAAGCACCATACTTTCCTGTCTTCGAAGTCCACTGCTGGAACAGTAAGTAGTCAAAGTCCA
This genomic window contains:
- the LOC116210516 gene encoding probable serine/threonine-protein kinase SIS8 — its product is MSKMKHLLRKLHIGSGGGGGAAALSEPHRLDIGDSLRPVPVPSPSLSPGPIPVQPVRSSSPTPPDSRSDEFSFFEEEFQVQLALAISASSADHVDPREDPDESAQINAAKRISLGCPAAEGGGCDSGALVELLSLRYWSYNVVNYDEKVMDGFYDVHGIQSSTVGQGKMPSLVDLQAVSISANIDYEVILVNRVVDPELQQLETMAMALSVESRASEYGPIVSGLVQKVADMVVNRMGGPVFDADEMVKRWTLRSYELRNSLNSIVLPLGQLDIGLSRHRALLFKVLADRIDLPCKLVKGSYYTGTDEGAVDLIRIENGSEYIIDLMGAPGTLIPAEVPSIYVPNPELAIRSSAEISSVVLDGGSQTLLGETDLGIFPRIVGSKPSGLPAIGPKRDEMSCAEKNQTERFEHEFGKLLPSLRISHESESSISGKATPAQKMKVKNVSKYVISAARNPEFAQKLHAVLLESGASPPPDLFSDTDGSDLSECKVPKNFLARNFGDYPAQSNPDKFSMSHEQNLYYNGIQSIHDARYCRDSESCAIDFLGKLAKLDTNASGPCYTLSSEANSEGFVLVKRGSKERIQTDALSSVDPYQRQVGNATMSGNDHCLQERADNSTQVSCSGENEKLNPVLGDAAEWDIKWEDLQIGERIGIGSYGEVYRADWNGTEVAVKKFLDQDVSGEALVQFKCEVEIMLRLRHPNVVLFMGAVTRPPHFSILTEFLPRGSLYRLLHRPNPQLDKKRRMRMAFDVAKGMNYLHTSHPTIVHRDLKSPNLLVDKNWVVKVCDFGLSRMKHHTFLSSKSTAGTPEWMAPEVLRNEPANEKCDVYSFGVILWELATMCIPWKGLNPMQVVGAVGFQNRRLEIPEEVDPTVAQIIHECWETDPHLRPSFTQLMYRLRRLQHLVVDPINPGSEAKAS